The following are from one region of the Tindallia californiensis genome:
- a CDS encoding ATP-binding protein — protein MSKELTQEMIEISIPHRAEYVSLVRLTVASIANRMGFDIEDIEDIKVALSEACSNAIMHGGCPKDDNFIVQFLLEKARLTISVSDFGKGYQKESIPEPNTEELREGGLGIFIIKSLMDDVHIDSGSNQGTSIRMIKNLREES, from the coding sequence ATGAGTAAAGAGCTCACCCAAGAGATGATTGAAATTTCAATCCCTCATCGAGCTGAGTATGTTAGCCTAGTAAGACTGACGGTTGCATCAATTGCTAATCGTATGGGGTTTGATATTGAAGATATCGAAGATATCAAAGTGGCCCTTTCAGAAGCCTGCTCCAATGCTATTATGCATGGAGGATGTCCTAAAGATGATAATTTTATCGTCCAGTTTTTATTGGAAAAAGCACGTTTAACGATTTCTGTCTCTGATTTTGGCAAGGGATATCAAAAAGAGAGTATTCCGGAACCTAATACGGAAGAACTCAGAGAAGGAGGACTGGGGATTTTTATCATCAAATCCCTGATGGATGATGTACATATTGATTCTGGAAGCAACCAGGGCACATCTATCAGAATGATAAAAAATCTAAGGGAGGAGTCCTGA
- the gyrA gene encoding DNA gyrase subunit A, which produces MEQEMDKILPIGIEEEMKKSYIDYAMSVIVGRALPDVRDGFKPVHRRILYAMNELGLAPEKAHRKSARIVGDVLGKYHPHGDSAVYFAMVRMAQDFSIRYPLVDGHGNFGSVDGDSPAAMRYTEAKLGKIAVEMLRDIQKETVDFTLNFDETLKEPQVLPSRYPNLLVNGSNGIAVGMATSIPPHNLGEVIDGAIQYMDDPEISLEEMMTFIQGPDFPTGATIIGKAGIIEAYRTGRGRAKVRAKAAIEPMDKGKQQIIVTELPYQVNKAKLIEKIAQLVRDKKIEGITDLRDESDRTGMRIVIELRKDANANVILNKLYKHSQMEDTFSIIMLALVDGQPQILNLKEMIHHYIQHQKEIITRRTQFDLKKAEDKAHILEGLKIALDHLDEVIKLIRGSRTGAEAKEGLMNQFGLSDRQAQAILDMRLQRLTGLERDKVMEDYQVTLALIKELKEILASETLINDIIRDELTEIRDKYGDPRRTDIEEDVNELNMEDFIAEEDVVITMTHFGYCKRVPLDIYKSQKRGGKGISGLSTRDDDFVERLIITSTHSSLLFFTNKGKVYKMKAYEIPEGKRQSKGSAIVNLLQLDSDEKISATIPVNKNCQLQYLMMATQKGLVKKTQLCQFERGRKKGLIAINLKENDELISVRMVNDDQKIILVTAKGIAIRFNEKDIRETGRSSMGVRGIKLKKDDKLVSMVVSEEDGDLLVVSERGYGKRTDINQYKVQSRGGKGLYTYQYSEETGEIIGARLTYDDDELLLINQDGSIIRLDMQPIPCLNRRTKGVKLMRTDENHYIISMALVPRREEDPMDKGIDEEQEEETEQKEEKTEIENQSEE; this is translated from the coding sequence ATGGAACAAGAAATGGATAAAATTCTCCCGATAGGCATCGAGGAAGAGATGAAAAAATCTTATATCGACTATGCAATGAGTGTTATTGTGGGTCGTGCTTTGCCAGATGTAAGAGATGGGTTTAAGCCTGTCCATCGACGAATTTTATACGCCATGAATGAACTGGGATTAGCACCAGAAAAAGCACATCGAAAATCAGCCCGTATTGTCGGGGATGTTTTAGGTAAATATCATCCTCATGGAGATAGTGCTGTTTATTTTGCAATGGTCAGGATGGCTCAGGATTTTTCAATTCGTTACCCGCTGGTGGATGGGCACGGAAACTTTGGATCCGTTGACGGTGATAGCCCGGCGGCTATGCGTTATACAGAAGCAAAGTTAGGAAAAATTGCTGTTGAAATGTTAAGGGATATCCAAAAAGAAACCGTTGATTTTACACTCAACTTTGATGAAACATTAAAAGAACCACAAGTACTTCCTAGCCGTTATCCAAACTTATTAGTCAATGGATCTAACGGAATTGCCGTCGGAATGGCTACTTCTATTCCTCCTCATAATTTAGGTGAGGTGATTGATGGTGCCATTCAGTATATGGATGATCCGGAAATATCCCTGGAAGAAATGATGACCTTTATACAAGGACCGGATTTTCCAACCGGTGCTACCATTATTGGGAAAGCAGGAATAATTGAAGCCTACCGTACCGGCAGAGGTCGGGCTAAGGTAAGGGCAAAAGCTGCTATTGAACCAATGGATAAAGGAAAACAACAAATTATTGTGACAGAACTTCCTTATCAGGTAAATAAAGCGAAGCTAATTGAAAAAATAGCTCAATTAGTCCGGGACAAAAAAATAGAAGGAATCACAGACCTACGGGACGAAAGTGACCGGACTGGTATGCGTATTGTGATTGAACTTCGAAAAGACGCCAATGCCAATGTTATTCTAAACAAATTATATAAACATTCTCAAATGGAAGACACCTTTAGCATTATTATGCTGGCCTTAGTTGACGGGCAACCACAAATCTTAAACCTGAAAGAAATGATTCACCATTATATTCAACACCAGAAAGAAATTATTACCCGGCGGACACAATTTGATCTTAAAAAAGCAGAAGACAAAGCCCATATTTTAGAAGGCCTTAAAATAGCGTTAGATCATCTGGACGAAGTCATCAAACTAATCCGAGGTTCTCGCACAGGAGCAGAAGCTAAAGAAGGGCTGATGAATCAGTTCGGACTTTCAGACCGACAGGCTCAGGCAATATTAGATATGAGGCTGCAACGTTTAACCGGCTTAGAACGCGATAAAGTAATGGAAGACTATCAAGTGACGTTGGCATTAATCAAAGAATTAAAAGAAATCTTAGCCAGTGAAACCTTGATCAACGATATTATAAGAGATGAATTAACAGAAATCCGTGATAAGTATGGGGACCCCCGACGTACGGATATTGAAGAAGATGTAAATGAACTCAATATGGAAGACTTTATTGCTGAAGAAGACGTGGTCATTACCATGACACATTTTGGTTATTGTAAACGAGTACCACTGGATATTTATAAAAGCCAGAAAAGAGGCGGAAAAGGAATTAGTGGTTTGAGTACAAGAGATGATGATTTTGTGGAAAGGCTTATTATCACTTCTACCCACAGTTCTCTTCTTTTCTTTACCAATAAAGGAAAAGTCTACAAAATGAAAGCCTATGAAATACCGGAAGGTAAACGTCAATCTAAAGGATCGGCCATTGTGAATTTATTACAATTAGATTCAGATGAAAAAATCAGTGCCACCATTCCGGTAAATAAAAATTGTCAGTTACAGTACTTAATGATGGCCACTCAAAAAGGGCTGGTGAAAAAAACCCAGTTATGCCAGTTTGAAAGAGGTCGTAAAAAAGGATTAATAGCCATTAATCTAAAAGAAAATGATGAACTGATCAGCGTTCGTATGGTGAATGATGATCAAAAAATCATATTGGTGACGGCAAAAGGGATCGCCATCCGATTTAATGAAAAAGATATAAGAGAAACAGGAAGAAGTTCCATGGGTGTCCGGGGCATTAAACTGAAAAAAGATGATAAACTGGTGTCCATGGTTGTTTCTGAAGAAGACGGCGATTTACTGGTAGTGAGTGAACGAGGTTATGGAAAGAGAACCGATATCAACCAATATAAAGTTCAGTCCCGAGGTGGGAAAGGACTATACACCTACCAATATAGTGAAGAAACCGGTGAAATCATTGGTGCAAGGCTTACCTATGATGATGATGAGCTGCTGCTGATTAATCAAGATGGTAGTATTATACGCTTGGATATGCAGCCGATTCCATGCCTTAATCGACGAACCAAAGGGGTTAAACTAATGAGAACAGATGAAAATCATTACATCATCTCGATGGCATTGGTACCTAGAAGAGAAGAAGATCCGATGGATAAAGGGATCGATGAAGAACAGGAAGAAGAGACAGAACAGAAAGAAGAGAAAACAGAAATAGAGAATCAAAGCGAGGAATAA
- a CDS encoding response regulator transcription factor translates to MHNPSVLVIEDEEKLRKLVATYFKRENYQVFEAADGVEGVTLFEDHPMDLVILDIMMPGYDGWTVCRRIREESQVPVILLTARSEENDKLFGFELGADDYMTKPFSVKELMARSKALLKRSGVVSEEKQYQIGELWVDTDRHHVEVKGKVIDLTPKEYELLLLFLKNSNQAMERETILNKVWGYDYYGDDRTVDTHVKRLRHKLGDVSQRIRTLRGVGYIFEVTKE, encoded by the coding sequence ATGCATAACCCTTCTGTACTGGTCATTGAAGATGAAGAAAAACTGCGAAAACTGGTAGCTACCTACTTCAAAAGAGAAAATTATCAGGTCTTTGAAGCCGCTGATGGTGTGGAAGGTGTCACCCTGTTTGAAGATCATCCTATGGATCTGGTGATTTTAGATATTATGATGCCTGGCTATGATGGATGGACGGTTTGCCGACGAATCAGAGAAGAAAGTCAGGTTCCAGTGATTTTGCTAACCGCTCGCAGTGAAGAAAATGATAAGCTTTTTGGTTTTGAACTGGGAGCCGATGACTACATGACAAAACCTTTTAGTGTCAAAGAACTGATGGCCCGCAGCAAAGCACTGCTAAAACGAAGTGGTGTGGTTTCAGAAGAAAAACAATATCAGATTGGTGAGTTGTGGGTAGATACAGATCGGCATCATGTTGAAGTGAAAGGGAAGGTAATAGACCTGACACCTAAAGAGTATGAACTTTTATTACTTTTCTTAAAAAACAGTAACCAGGCAATGGAACGGGAAACCATCTTAAATAAAGTATGGGGTTACGATTATTACGGAGATGATCGTACTGTCGATACCCATGTCAAACGATTGCGGCACAAATTAGGGGATGTTAGTCAGAGAATCCGCACCCTTCGGGGAGTTGGGTACATTTTTGAGGTGACGAAGGAATGA
- a CDS encoding response regulator yields the protein MKILIAEDHHPSSYVLKKFLEIYGECTLVENGMDAVNSFLQSLKEGEGFDLICLDILMPKMDGLKTLQSIRKIQEKMKNENKKEPRIIMVTALEETDNIYKAFEEGCDAYLVKPYTKEKLEATLKKLDILPKEST from the coding sequence ATGAAAATATTGATTGCTGAAGATCATCATCCTTCCAGTTATGTACTGAAAAAATTTCTGGAAATCTATGGAGAATGTACTCTTGTAGAAAATGGCATGGATGCTGTTAATAGCTTTCTTCAATCCCTAAAAGAAGGGGAGGGTTTTGATTTAATTTGCCTTGATATTTTAATGCCTAAAATGGATGGATTAAAGACCTTACAATCGATTCGAAAGATACAGGAAAAAATGAAGAATGAAAATAAAAAAGAACCACGAATCATCATGGTAACGGCTTTGGAAGAAACGGATAATATTTATAAAGCCTTTGAAGAGGGTTGCGATGCGTATCTGGTAAAACCATATACGAAAGAAAAACTGGAAGCAACATTAAAAAAATTAGATATTCTCCCGAAAGAATCCACGTAA
- the serS gene encoding serine--tRNA ligase — protein sequence MLDMKRIRNELDSMKAAMNRRGEADIDLDEVVALDEERRKRLQEVEQMKSEQNRVSKEIPKLKKAGEDTTEVMTQMKELSASIKDLDAKITQVEETLHEKMMRIPNVPHPEVPQGETDEDNVEVKTWGEKPAFDFEHQAHWDVGGNLDILDFERAAKVTGSRFVLYKKAGARLERALINFMLDLHINEHGYEEVLPPFMVNRQSMTGTGQLPKFEEDTFRIPQKDFFLVPTAEVPVTNIYRDEILEEEAMPLYYAAYTPCFRSEAGSAGRDTRGLIRQHQFNKVEMVKFTTPETSYQELESLVANAEKVLQTLQLPYRIVKIATGDLGFTAAFKYDLEVWMPSYDRYVEISSCSNFEDFQARRANIRYRPKDGGKVSFVHTLNGSGLAVGRTLAAILENFQQADGSVIIPEALRSYMGGMEKIEK from the coding sequence ATGTTAGATATGAAACGTATTAGAAATGAACTGGATAGTATGAAAGCTGCTATGAATCGGCGAGGCGAAGCCGATATCGACCTGGACGAAGTAGTAGCCTTAGATGAAGAACGCCGAAAACGACTTCAGGAAGTAGAACAAATGAAAAGCGAACAAAACCGAGTATCAAAAGAAATTCCAAAACTAAAAAAAGCCGGGGAAGATACAACAGAAGTTATGACGCAAATGAAAGAACTATCAGCCAGTATAAAAGATTTGGACGCCAAGATAACACAGGTGGAAGAAACCTTGCATGAAAAAATGATGCGTATTCCTAATGTTCCTCATCCGGAAGTGCCACAAGGTGAAACAGATGAAGATAATGTGGAAGTAAAAACCTGGGGAGAAAAACCAGCCTTTGATTTTGAACATCAGGCCCATTGGGATGTGGGTGGCAATTTGGATATCTTAGATTTTGAAAGAGCTGCCAAGGTAACCGGGTCCCGTTTTGTTCTCTATAAGAAAGCCGGTGCCAGGCTGGAACGGGCTCTTATTAACTTTATGCTGGACCTTCACATTAACGAACACGGGTATGAAGAAGTGTTACCACCTTTTATGGTCAACCGTCAAAGTATGACTGGTACCGGTCAATTGCCTAAATTTGAGGAAGATACTTTTCGGATTCCTCAAAAAGATTTCTTTCTTGTTCCAACAGCCGAAGTGCCTGTTACCAATATTTACCGGGATGAAATTCTGGAAGAAGAAGCCATGCCTTTATACTATGCCGCCTATACCCCTTGTTTTCGTTCTGAAGCCGGATCAGCCGGTCGGGATACAAGAGGTCTGATCCGTCAGCATCAATTTAATAAAGTAGAGATGGTGAAATTCACTACTCCGGAAACTTCCTATCAAGAATTAGAAAGCTTAGTGGCAAATGCAGAAAAAGTGTTGCAAACCCTTCAGCTTCCTTATCGGATTGTGAAAATCGCTACAGGAGATCTCGGCTTTACAGCTGCCTTTAAGTATGACTTAGAAGTATGGATGCCAAGTTATGACCGCTATGTAGAAATCTCTTCCTGCAGTAATTTCGAAGATTTTCAGGCCAGAAGAGCCAATATCCGCTACCGGCCTAAAGACGGCGGAAAAGTAAGCTTTGTCCATACCCTAAATGGATCCGGATTGGCTGTAGGCCGAACCTTAGCCGCTATTCTGGAAAATTTCCAGCAAGCCGATGGTTCCGTAATCATACCAGAAGCCTTAAGAAGCTATATGGGAGGTATGGAAAAAATAGAAAAATAA
- a CDS encoding Hpt domain-containing protein: MVMVYFEETFEQLDQCEKCLQHLEKGYSEEYVNQFFRCAHSIKGSSDAMGYEEVKDLTHQLEDIWILIRSKQLSICKDILDISYQAVDTIYQMVENRKNPATEPDLVAQLIEKSKILKQEIGAFGAQKTTKKTVKQKKDEAEKEEIASKQVIHENKVEEQTLSYPNQYFIQIMMEPENPMPAVTQFLILKSLEENGVIDYAKPSVEKIRNMDEENHHFEMEFIFQTALNRNELHKEIEIGYIKDFVIIDLKEAYQKHVLTISDKDFFDYFFREISRVIQLINEKQKKTMDPSFWKKVEFVIIKIHSKSVLLENDFYYDQLKDHLDIIKDLVNMKQRDETVDALDHETLFFILQKMFLQLLQEVYRMIKNEIIIRYMEVKEGQNMILTFQNITLEMEPERYKILLIDISLLSKLREDEMQSLETVYQKLKDMGISMFLVHDGKRNKRVYTGQRFFTPIQHIIRYQNEKEMIRKILIAWKSGEEVKGAEEVEEANNENIDC; this comes from the coding sequence ATGGTGATGGTTTATTTCGAAGAAACCTTTGAACAATTGGATCAATGTGAAAAATGCCTGCAGCATTTGGAAAAAGGATATTCTGAAGAATATGTTAATCAGTTTTTCCGATGCGCCCATTCTATTAAAGGCTCGTCAGATGCCATGGGTTATGAAGAAGTAAAAGACCTGACCCATCAACTGGAAGATATCTGGATTTTGATACGTTCAAAACAATTATCCATCTGTAAAGACATTCTGGATATCTCCTATCAGGCGGTTGATACCATTTATCAAATGGTCGAAAACAGAAAAAACCCTGCTACAGAGCCTGACCTGGTTGCTCAGTTAATAGAAAAATCGAAAATCCTTAAACAAGAAATCGGTGCCTTTGGAGCACAAAAGACAACAAAGAAGACGGTTAAACAAAAAAAGGATGAAGCAGAAAAAGAAGAGATAGCTTCTAAACAGGTTATCCACGAAAACAAGGTGGAAGAACAGACATTATCTTACCCTAACCAATACTTTATCCAGATTATGATGGAGCCAGAAAATCCAATGCCAGCCGTTACCCAATTTCTGATTCTAAAAAGTTTAGAAGAAAATGGTGTGATTGATTATGCAAAACCATCTGTAGAAAAGATAAGGAATATGGATGAAGAGAACCATCACTTTGAAATGGAGTTTATTTTCCAGACTGCGTTAAATCGAAACGAACTTCATAAAGAAATAGAAATAGGCTATATTAAGGATTTTGTTATTATTGATCTAAAAGAAGCCTATCAAAAACATGTTCTAACTATATCGGATAAAGATTTTTTTGATTATTTTTTTCGTGAAATATCAAGAGTGATTCAGTTGATTAATGAAAAACAAAAGAAAACCATGGATCCTTCTTTTTGGAAAAAAGTAGAATTTGTGATAATTAAAATCCATTCAAAATCGGTTTTGTTGGAGAATGATTTTTATTATGATCAGCTAAAAGATCACTTAGACATCATCAAAGATTTGGTAAATATGAAGCAAAGAGATGAAACCGTGGATGCTCTGGATCATGAAACACTTTTTTTTATTCTTCAAAAAATGTTTTTGCAATTGTTGCAAGAAGTATACCGTATGATAAAAAACGAAATTATCATACGGTATATGGAAGTAAAAGAAGGACAGAATATGATCCTAACCTTCCAGAATATCACCTTAGAAATGGAACCAGAACGTTATAAAATACTGTTGATTGATATCAGCTTGTTATCAAAACTTAGAGAAGACGAAATGCAATCTCTTGAAACCGTATATCAAAAGTTAAAAGATATGGGAATCAGCATGTTTTTGGTGCATGACGGGAAAAGAAATAAACGAGTATATACCGGCCAACGCTTTTTTACCCCAATACAACATATTATTCGATACCAGAATGAAAAAGAAATGATCCGAAAAATATTAATTGCCTGGAAATCTGGTGAAGAAGTAAAAGGAGCAGAAGAAGTAGAGGAGGCAAATAATGAAAATATTGATTGCTGA
- a CDS encoding SigB/SigF/SigG family RNA polymerase sigma factor, whose amino-acid sequence MHTSFSKKESDLKEIPPMDSLSDKELFLLYKDNRHVYIRNELVKRHLFIAEILSRKYLNKGIDYEDIYQVASLGLIYAIERFDTERGYEFSSFATPTIIGEIKKYFRDKGWSIRVPRRIQELSKKINTTKSTLQQELQRTPKIKDIAEYLNCTEEEVIEAMEANQVYTPKSLDLTYDNEGEDKDIQFMDLIGEPDKMFDFIENRDFIYQAMEKLNEVERIVLQDRFFENKTQMQVATTLQVSQMTVSRMEKKIIEKFKKELKKTMM is encoded by the coding sequence ATGCATACATCTTTTTCAAAAAAAGAATCTGATCTTAAAGAGATACCACCGATGGACTCGCTCAGTGATAAAGAATTATTTTTATTATACAAAGATAACAGGCATGTATATATCCGTAATGAATTGGTAAAAAGACATTTGTTTATCGCTGAAATTCTTTCCAGAAAATACCTTAATAAAGGGATAGACTATGAAGATATTTATCAAGTGGCATCCCTTGGTTTAATCTATGCGATTGAACGATTTGATACGGAAAGAGGTTATGAATTTTCCAGTTTTGCCACACCAACCATTATCGGGGAAATCAAAAAATATTTCCGGGATAAAGGCTGGTCCATTCGTGTGCCCAGAAGAATTCAGGAATTATCAAAAAAAATCAACACCACTAAATCCACTCTGCAACAAGAACTTCAACGAACTCCTAAAATAAAAGACATTGCCGAGTATCTTAACTGTACGGAAGAAGAAGTCATCGAAGCCATGGAGGCTAATCAGGTATATACACCAAAATCCCTAGACCTGACTTACGATAATGAAGGGGAAGATAAGGATATTCAGTTTATGGACCTGATCGGTGAACCTGATAAAATGTTTGATTTTATTGAAAATCGTGATTTTATTTATCAGGCCATGGAAAAGCTTAACGAAGTAGAACGAATCGTACTTCAAGATCGGTTTTTTGAGAATAAAACCCAGATGCAGGTAGCAACTACCTTACAAGTTTCTCAAATGACGGTTTCACGGATGGAGAAAAAAATTATTGAAAAATTCAAGAAAGAGCTAAAAAAGACCATGATGTAA
- a CDS encoding UPF0182 family membrane protein codes for MTKGKKVISILIAAFIIGTLFFNEIILFITDLQWFQDLGYERVFLKKIQTQLMLGVPIFFLSGFFYYYYFRFMKNRYEKKIASFHQTVSNKTINRWLLLPASLMAFITATSIAGQYWWQLLTFRHQVPFAINDPVFGNDLAWYFFTWPLLREGLGTFITLLFLLVLITAIFFGAMVFLRRPTLVEVSEGENPRTQMLNRFLSFGAGNLVVLGVLFFLTTGARFFVSLYDILYSPQGAVYGASFTDIKVNLPLYRIQMVVSVAAALLLWLGYQKKKKKLMIAAPILLLVVSILGQILSIGVERFMVEPNVLARETPYIERNIAFTRKAYNLDDVYEMEFDVDYRLTREDLEKNPQTINNIRINDYRPALESYNQLQAIRPYYQFKDVDIDRYTINDEYRQVFLSARELNMDRISDSAKTWLNMHLKYTHGYGAVLSPVNQVTTQGQPELFIRNIPPVSMIDKEITRPEIYFGELTNHYIIVNTDEMEFDYPMGEDNAETRFEGEAGIELKGINRALYALRERNFRIFLSGSISGESRIIFDRNVMDRVTKIAPFLHYDEDPYLIIHEGSLYWMMDAFTLGDKYPYATPYMEGNKNYIRNSVKVVVDAYHGTTDFYIAEPEDPVIQTYSNIFPGLFQPLEAMPEGLQQHIRYPQEIFDIQTVVYERYHMSNPSVFYLDEDLWNIAQERYSGQFQPVESQYMIYSLPEEEKEEFLLSVPYTPNRLNNMVAKLVARSDGEHYGELVLYRMPKDRNIYGPRQIEARIDQNERISQSLTLWGEGGSEVIRGNLLVIPVENSLLYVEPLYIRAANSESPPEVKQVIAAFGDDIVMENTLEEALESLFGAGPPSIPEEDDVPEEALPEEVIEEDDISEESPAERPEETPSYDFTDATVQEIIQEANRAFDEAQRASQQGDWAAYGEALNRLEEALRRLESQ; via the coding sequence ATGACAAAAGGAAAAAAAGTAATCAGTATCCTCATAGCGGCGTTTATTATTGGAACGCTGTTTTTCAATGAAATCATTCTTTTTATCACTGATTTACAGTGGTTTCAAGACCTAGGCTATGAAAGGGTGTTTCTTAAAAAAATACAAACCCAACTAATGCTGGGAGTACCCATTTTTTTCCTGTCCGGATTTTTTTACTATTACTATTTCCGGTTTATGAAAAATCGCTATGAAAAAAAAATAGCCAGTTTTCATCAAACCGTATCCAATAAAACCATTAACCGATGGCTATTACTACCGGCAAGCCTTATGGCGTTTATAACAGCTACCTCCATTGCCGGACAGTATTGGTGGCAATTATTAACCTTTCGCCATCAAGTACCGTTTGCGATTAATGACCCGGTTTTTGGGAATGATCTGGCCTGGTATTTCTTTACATGGCCATTGCTTAGAGAAGGCTTGGGTACTTTTATTACCCTTCTATTTCTACTGGTTCTCATTACAGCTATCTTTTTTGGAGCAATGGTTTTTCTTAGAAGACCAACTTTAGTAGAAGTATCCGAAGGAGAAAATCCACGAACACAAATGCTTAACCGGTTCTTATCTTTTGGTGCCGGTAATTTAGTGGTACTGGGTGTATTGTTTTTTTTAACCACTGGAGCAAGATTTTTTGTCAGTCTTTACGACATTCTTTATTCTCCCCAGGGAGCTGTTTATGGTGCCAGTTTTACAGATATTAAGGTAAACCTTCCGCTGTACCGGATTCAAATGGTTGTTAGTGTTGCGGCGGCCCTTCTATTATGGCTAGGGTACCAGAAAAAGAAAAAGAAATTAATGATCGCTGCACCTATATTATTACTAGTGGTTTCTATCCTGGGGCAAATCCTTTCCATTGGTGTGGAACGGTTTATGGTAGAACCTAATGTATTAGCCCGTGAAACCCCTTATATTGAAAGAAACATAGCATTTACCCGAAAAGCTTATAACTTGGATGACGTCTATGAAATGGAGTTTGATGTGGATTATCGGCTAACAAGAGAAGACTTGGAGAAAAACCCTCAAACCATTAACAATATCCGTATTAACGATTATCGACCAGCATTGGAGAGCTATAATCAATTGCAGGCGATAAGACCTTATTATCAGTTTAAGGATGTTGATATCGACCGGTATACCATTAATGATGAATACCGGCAGGTTTTTTTATCCGCCAGAGAACTGAATATGGATCGCATCAGTGACTCCGCTAAAACCTGGTTAAACATGCACTTAAAATATACCCATGGATACGGGGCGGTGCTGTCACCGGTCAATCAGGTAACAACACAGGGACAACCAGAATTATTTATCCGTAACATTCCACCAGTCAGTATGATTGACAAAGAAATTACCCGGCCGGAAATATATTTTGGAGAACTGACCAACCATTATATTATTGTGAATACGGATGAAATGGAATTTGATTATCCAATGGGTGAAGATAATGCAGAAACCAGATTTGAAGGAGAGGCAGGCATTGAGTTAAAAGGAATTAATCGAGCACTGTATGCTCTGAGAGAACGAAATTTCCGTATTTTTCTATCTGGCAGCATTTCCGGAGAAAGCCGTATTATTTTTGACCGAAATGTGATGGATCGAGTTACGAAAATAGCTCCTTTTCTTCATTACGATGAGGATCCCTATCTTATTATTCATGAAGGAAGCCTCTACTGGATGATGGACGCCTTTACTTTAGGCGATAAATATCCTTATGCTACTCCTTATATGGAAGGAAATAAGAATTATATCCGAAACTCAGTGAAAGTAGTGGTTGATGCCTATCATGGCACCACCGACTTTTATATTGCCGAACCGGAAGATCCAGTGATTCAAACCTACAGCAATATCTTTCCAGGACTTTTCCAGCCTTTGGAAGCCATGCCGGAAGGACTTCAACAACATATTCGCTACCCTCAGGAAATATTTGATATCCAAACCGTGGTGTATGAAAGATATCATATGAGTAATCCTTCTGTTTTTTATTTAGACGAGGATTTGTGGAATATCGCTCAGGAAAGATATTCCGGTCAATTTCAGCCTGTAGAATCCCAGTATATGATCTACTCCCTGCCGGAGGAGGAAAAAGAAGAGTTTTTATTATCCGTACCCTATACCCCTAACCGGTTAAATAATATGGTTGCTAAACTGGTAGCCCGAAGTGATGGAGAACATTATGGAGAACTGGTATTATACCGGATGCCGAAAGACCGAAATATTTATGGGCCAAGGCAAATCGAAGCCCGTATCGATCAAAACGAAAGAATCTCACAAAGCTTAACCCTTTGGGGAGAAGGAGGTTCTGAAGTAATAAGAGGTAATCTGTTAGTCATTCCTGTTGAAAACAGTCTGCTATACGTAGAACCCCTTTATATAAGAGCGGCAAATTCTGAAAGCCCACCGGAAGTTAAACAGGTGATTGCTGCTTTTGGGGATGATATTGTGATGGAAAACACCTTGGAAGAAGCCTTGGAAAGTCTTTTCGGTGCTGGGCCACCAAGCATACCGGAGGAAGATGATGTGCCAGAAGAAGCATTACCGGAGGAAGTAATAGAGGAAGATGACATATCGGAAGAAAGTCCAGCCGAAAGACCAGAAGAAACGCCCTCTTATGACTTTACCGATGCTACGGTTCAGGAGATTATCCAAGAAGCCAACCGTGCTTTTGACGAAGCACAGAGAGCATCTCAACAAGGAGACTGGGCAGCTTACGGAGAAGCTTTAAACCGCTTGGAAGAAGCCTTAAGACGCTTGGAAAGCCAGTAA
- a CDS encoding STAS domain-containing protein codes for MALTIQKTYNESEEKWIMVLEGEVDLHTADQLKEAVNQMLSEKTEDVKILGDRLDYIDSTGLSVFISALKKLQKENKSIILKNMKPSIKKLLNITGLDKIIVVE; via the coding sequence TTGGCACTGACAATTCAAAAAACATACAACGAATCAGAAGAAAAATGGATTATGGTTCTTGAAGGAGAAGTAGACCTTCATACAGCAGACCAACTGAAAGAAGCGGTTAATCAAATGCTGAGCGAAAAAACAGAAGATGTTAAAATTTTAGGTGATCGGTTAGATTATATTGATAGTACAGGCCTCAGTGTCTTTATTAGTGCACTTAAAAAATTACAAAAAGAAAACAAGAGTATTATTCTGAAAAACATGAAGCCAAGCATAAAAAAATTATTAAATATCACAGGATTGGATAAAATAATAGTGGTAGAATAA